The proteins below come from a single Chitinophaga pinensis DSM 2588 genomic window:
- a CDS encoding sulfotransferase encodes MNNKVLVITGMHRSGTSLLTQWLYKCGLHVGDSFLGAGIGNNDGHYEDIDFYNYHQQVLTEHELPSDGLVPASPQALTTAQRTSLKALLHRKAAGNTQWGWKDPRTCLFLPFYRETLPHARYLVILRDYKTVVSSLVQRLYTLHAWKYEQSDLITKLIWRYFKKPYRKNKLLKQYCDEHLAVWITYNEAILKHLQQLPAEAYIVVENTKLKTSNKEIFSHLSGSWNFDLQYHDFDTLYKEKLVSDPLDIIHYVKDPSLLQKAADIQCRLLAMAL; translated from the coding sequence ATGAACAATAAGGTTTTGGTTATAACGGGCATGCACCGTTCGGGCACCTCATTGCTTACGCAATGGCTTTATAAGTGTGGTCTGCATGTGGGCGACAGCTTCCTTGGAGCCGGTATCGGCAACAATGACGGCCACTATGAGGATATCGATTTTTATAACTACCATCAACAGGTATTGACGGAGCATGAACTACCCTCCGATGGCCTGGTCCCGGCGTCTCCACAGGCACTTACAACAGCGCAGCGTACCTCCCTGAAAGCCTTGTTACATCGTAAAGCTGCCGGTAATACGCAATGGGGATGGAAGGATCCACGGACCTGCCTTTTCCTGCCCTTTTACAGGGAAACATTACCACACGCACGTTACCTGGTCATCCTGCGTGACTATAAAACGGTAGTGAGTTCGCTGGTACAGCGGCTATATACCCTCCACGCCTGGAAATATGAACAAAGTGACCTGATTACAAAACTGATCTGGCGATATTTTAAAAAGCCTTACCGGAAGAATAAGCTGTTGAAGCAATATTGTGATGAACACCTGGCCGTCTGGATCACCTATAACGAAGCAATTCTTAAACACCTGCAGCAACTGCCTGCAGAGGCTTATATAGTAGTAGAAAACACGAAACTGAAAACCAGTAACAAAGAGATATTTAGCCATCTTTCCGGTAGCTGGAACTTTGACTTGCAATACCATGATTTTGACACACTCTATAAAGAGAAGCTGGTCAGCGATCCTTTGGATATTATCCATTATGTAAAAGACCCCTCGCTTTTACAGAAGGCAGCCGATATTCAATGCCGCCTGCTGGCGATGGCTCTATAG
- a CDS encoding ABC transporter permease, translated as MLRNYCRISLRRLWNSRRSTVINVIGLTVGLSCGILIFLLVGYLFSFDRYHHKADRTFWIVTDIRRENTLHADATPRPLGRILREEFTAVETAVRLETLFGQIISLPGSTRKFEESRNICFTESQFFQVFDVDWKTGDKNKALDAADGVVLSERYALKYFGTTDVIGRSLRINNQHDLTVKGLIGDPPSNTRLGYDIMVSYNLVPQLQGTLDEKPDWNNTPSLCFVTMKTAQSIGHLQQALQTTSRKYLSAEQADLLHFQALPLQELSHNTQYGGTVPRPLLYVLTVIGILLVAAACMNFINMATAQSIRRSKETGIRKAIGSTRLQLIIEFLTETAMVTLAAVIISVIIVQLCLPWLNNALSVLHADMSVLWLFRPRFLSWFLALIAGVILLSGLYPALVLSRFTPIAVLQGRANGIRTRGVSLRKVLVITQFFITQFFLIAVIVMSAQVRYIRQTNLGFNKAAILTVPLAGSSSKQETLRQLLEKTPGVEQVSLAAEIPSSFRNDPVSFSYENRKAGFPVNVKIADTAYAGLFGLQLLAGTNFHNNDTLNDEAMLSLMAIKQLGLVSPQEAIGKKINIWGRDKRIVGVVADFHSQDLHHAMRPVILLNLPSEYSIAAIKTGTAATIPGIEKTWSTIYPDQVFRMNFVDDMLARFYLTENILLGLIQVFAVVAILLGCLGLYGLTLFISAARNKEISIRKVFGASVTGMVTMLTKDFISLVVIGLLIATPLAYMAMNKWLEGFAYRVNIQWWMLGLSAMIVLLISLLTVGWESIRAARKNPVKVLKAE; from the coding sequence ATGTTGCGCAACTATTGTCGTATTTCGCTCCGGCGCCTCTGGAACAGCCGGCGGTCAACTGTTATCAATGTTATTGGTCTGACCGTAGGCTTATCCTGCGGTATCCTGATCTTCCTGCTGGTCGGCTACCTGTTTAGCTTCGACCGCTACCATCATAAAGCAGACAGGACTTTCTGGATCGTTACGGATATCCGCAGAGAAAATACCCTACATGCTGACGCTACTCCCCGTCCCTTAGGCAGGATTTTAAGGGAAGAGTTTACAGCGGTAGAAACCGCTGTGCGTTTAGAAACACTTTTCGGACAGATTATATCCCTTCCGGGTAGTACGCGTAAGTTTGAAGAGTCCCGTAATATCTGTTTTACAGAATCACAGTTCTTCCAGGTGTTTGACGTGGACTGGAAAACTGGCGATAAAAACAAAGCCCTGGACGCAGCGGATGGTGTTGTATTATCAGAACGATATGCTCTTAAATACTTCGGAACGACTGATGTAATCGGTCGTTCTTTACGTATTAATAACCAGCACGATCTGACTGTAAAGGGCCTGATCGGAGATCCGCCATCTAATACAAGGTTAGGATATGATATCATGGTGTCTTATAACCTGGTGCCGCAATTACAGGGGACTTTAGATGAGAAGCCAGACTGGAACAATACGCCTTCGCTCTGTTTTGTTACCATGAAAACAGCACAGTCAATCGGGCATTTACAACAGGCACTCCAGACGACCTCCAGGAAATATTTATCCGCTGAACAAGCTGACTTATTACATTTCCAGGCGCTTCCCCTGCAGGAATTGAGCCATAATACACAGTATGGCGGCACCGTACCACGACCCTTGCTATATGTCCTGACAGTGATCGGTATACTATTGGTAGCAGCGGCCTGTATGAATTTCATCAATATGGCTACTGCGCAGTCTATCAGGCGTTCGAAAGAAACGGGTATCCGTAAGGCAATCGGCAGTACGAGGTTACAGCTGATTATCGAGTTTCTGACAGAAACAGCTATGGTGACCTTGGCAGCCGTTATTATATCTGTTATCATTGTACAATTATGTCTTCCCTGGTTAAATAATGCCTTGTCTGTACTACATGCAGATATGTCTGTTCTTTGGTTATTCCGCCCCCGTTTTCTGAGCTGGTTTCTGGCTTTGATAGCTGGTGTTATATTGCTTTCCGGTTTATATCCGGCGCTTGTACTGAGTCGCTTTACACCTATAGCCGTATTACAGGGGCGTGCAAATGGTATACGGACGAGAGGCGTTTCTCTGCGAAAAGTATTGGTCATTACACAATTCTTTATCACACAGTTCTTCCTCATTGCAGTGATTGTCATGAGTGCACAGGTGAGGTATATCCGCCAGACCAACCTGGGATTCAATAAGGCCGCCATCCTTACCGTACCCCTTGCTGGCAGTAGCAGTAAGCAGGAAACCCTGCGTCAACTGCTTGAAAAGACACCCGGGGTGGAGCAGGTATCCCTGGCAGCTGAAATTCCCTCCTCTTTCCGTAACGACCCTGTTTCTTTCAGCTATGAAAATCGTAAGGCGGGATTCCCTGTCAATGTGAAAATAGCAGATACAGCTTACGCAGGATTATTTGGTTTGCAATTACTTGCAGGCACTAACTTTCATAACAATGACACACTCAATGATGAAGCAATGTTGTCATTAATGGCGATAAAACAATTAGGATTAGTATCTCCACAGGAGGCGATTGGTAAAAAGATCAATATATGGGGAAGAGATAAACGTATTGTTGGTGTCGTGGCAGATTTCCATTCACAGGATCTGCATCATGCCATGCGCCCCGTCATCTTATTAAACCTCCCGTCGGAATACAGTATCGCTGCAATAAAAACAGGCACTGCGGCTACCATTCCCGGAATAGAAAAAACGTGGAGTACAATCTATCCGGATCAGGTATTCAGAATGAATTTTGTAGATGATATGCTGGCCCGTTTTTACCTGACAGAAAATATATTACTGGGACTAATACAGGTGTTTGCAGTCGTAGCGATATTGCTGGGTTGCCTCGGATTATACGGACTTACACTGTTTATATCAGCAGCAAGAAATAAAGAGATCAGTATCAGGAAAGTATTCGGTGCTTCTGTTACGGGTATGGTTACCATGCTGACAAAGGATTTTATCAGCCTGGTAGTAATTGGTTTATTGATTGCAACGCCCTTAGCATATATGGCGATGAATAAATGGCTGGAAGGATTCGCATATCGGGTTAATATTCAGTGGTGGATGTTAGGGCTGTCTGCAATGATCGTTCTACTTATCTCGCTATTGACGGTCGGCTGGGAATCCATTCGTGCCGCAAGAAAGAATCCGGTGAAGGTGTTAAAAGCAGAATAA
- a CDS encoding putative glycolipid-binding domain-containing protein → MSTRRILWKGIYYNTLEYLHIQSDMGHTTEGNITGLVNEQPLHVRYKIETNTQWEVSSVHITILEHTEIALQFTRRDNRWHDRQGIIHVIFDDCTDIDISLTPFTNTLPINRLQLPVGASAEIAVLYFDLPAIEVKPARQRYTRLTEDRYKYESLSSGFTAEIVVDEAGLVVDYPGIWERAY, encoded by the coding sequence ATGAGTACACGGCGCATTCTCTGGAAGGGGATTTATTACAACACGCTGGAATATCTTCATATCCAGTCAGATATGGGTCATACGACTGAAGGTAATATTACTGGCCTTGTGAATGAACAGCCACTGCATGTACGCTACAAAATCGAAACAAACACACAGTGGGAAGTGAGTAGTGTACACATTACCATACTGGAGCATACTGAAATCGCATTACAGTTTACAAGGCGGGATAATCGCTGGCATGATAGACAGGGTATTATTCACGTGATATTTGATGATTGTACTGATATCGATATTTCTTTAACACCGTTTACCAATACATTACCGATAAACAGATTACAACTGCCTGTTGGCGCGTCGGCGGAGATAGCCGTGTTGTATTTTGATTTGCCGGCGATAGAGGTTAAGCCAGCAAGGCAACGTTACACCAGACTGACGGAAGACAGGTATAAGTATGAGAGTCTTTCTTCGGGCTTTACAGCCGAAATAGTAGTGGATGAAGCAGGATTGGTAGTAGATTATCCGGGGATATGGGAACGGGCTTATTAG
- a CDS encoding phosphodiester glycosidase family protein: MIKMLHFFNILLFVLPFSLAAENHAYPYQEVRRQVNDTTTLMGHVGEITFTHNGQQYDAIVVNPAVSDISLHWLSADQQTPYKSIQALQDVLLEKKKDILMITNGGMFMKNNIPVGLFISQGRELRPIDAATDQPGNFYMQPNGVFYLDHTGPHVSTTTDYLKRSRAHSKIVAATQSGPMLVSKGIINAKFNPGSVNRNLRSGVGILSNGNVVFIISKEAQTTFYDFASIFKARFGCKDALYLDGAISKMYLKNSRPGDLNGDFGAMIAVTAR, encoded by the coding sequence ATGATCAAAATGCTTCATTTTTTCAACATACTGTTATTCGTACTGCCCTTTAGTCTTGCGGCGGAAAATCATGCTTATCCGTATCAGGAAGTCCGCAGACAGGTCAATGATACTACGACATTGATGGGGCATGTCGGTGAAATTACATTCACCCACAATGGGCAGCAGTATGACGCTATTGTGGTCAATCCTGCTGTCAGCGATATATCCCTGCATTGGTTGTCAGCAGACCAGCAAACGCCTTATAAATCCATTCAGGCATTACAGGATGTATTATTAGAAAAAAAGAAAGACATCCTCATGATCACTAACGGCGGGATGTTTATGAAAAATAACATACCGGTAGGTTTGTTCATCTCACAAGGCAGGGAATTACGCCCTATTGACGCTGCCACAGATCAACCGGGGAATTTCTATATGCAGCCCAATGGTGTGTTTTACCTTGATCATACCGGTCCCCATGTCAGTACAACCACTGATTATCTTAAAAGATCCCGTGCACATAGCAAAATCGTAGCTGCCACACAGTCCGGTCCGATGCTTGTCAGCAAAGGAATAATCAACGCTAAATTCAATCCCGGATCTGTTAACCGTAATCTGCGAAGCGGTGTTGGTATACTATCCAACGGGAATGTCGTTTTTATTATATCGAAAGAAGCGCAAACGACTTTTTATGATTTTGCGTCCATCTTTAAGGCGCGTTTCGGCTGTAAAGACGCGCTGTATCTGGATGGCGCTATTTCAAAGATGTATCTGAAAAACAGCCGGCCAGGAGACTTAAACGGAGATTTTGGCGCAATGATAGCGGTAACTGCCCGATAA
- a CDS encoding glycoside hydrolase: MKTLSGLLIALLSPLLFACQKQAVVEQTPKLSLDGLQQAAVAADTWETVIDNTSFVSYTAFEANWNYLYPWGSDHNGTARMYGSPTDHNHIYLNNGVLTIKATRINWNEGNSSSDPYLPIRYHSGAVNTKEHIVVNDQFPNWEVKCDFQVPVVTGSWPAFWLTGVNSWPPESDIMEFKGNATNWQNTFRTPSDVSSTLTTVASPGNWHTYRAWITKVSATNVDIHYYIDGVWKAVHNANFVGKPLYVIINMQMEGSSGSPGPSADTYLNARNIYIGRTRAY; the protein is encoded by the coding sequence ATGAAAACACTAAGCGGACTGCTAATTGCTCTGCTCAGCCCATTGTTGTTTGCCTGCCAGAAACAGGCAGTTGTTGAACAAACACCCAAACTTTCCCTGGACGGCCTTCAACAGGCTGCTGTAGCGGCTGATACCTGGGAAACCGTGATTGACAATACCAGCTTTGTCAGTTATACGGCTTTTGAAGCAAACTGGAATTATCTATACCCCTGGGGATCTGATCATAACGGAACGGCCCGTATGTATGGCAGTCCCACCGATCATAACCATATCTATCTCAACAACGGGGTATTAACTATCAAAGCGACACGTATCAACTGGAATGAAGGCAACAGCAGTAGTGATCCATATCTCCCGATCCGCTACCATTCGGGCGCTGTCAATACCAAAGAACATATCGTTGTCAATGACCAGTTTCCCAACTGGGAAGTAAAATGTGATTTTCAGGTACCTGTAGTCACCGGTTCCTGGCCTGCTTTCTGGCTGACTGGCGTAAACAGCTGGCCACCCGAAAGCGATATCATGGAATTCAAAGGAAATGCCACAAACTGGCAGAATACGTTCAGAACACCTTCTGACGTGTCCAGTACCCTGACGACAGTCGCGTCTCCAGGCAACTGGCATACGTACCGTGCCTGGATCACAAAAGTGAGTGCGACGAATGTAGATATTCACTATTACATCGATGGTGTATGGAAAGCGGTGCACAACGCAAATTTTGTGGGTAAACCGCTCTATGTGATCATTAATATGCAGATGGAAGGCTCCAGCGGGAGTCCTGGCCCCTCAGCAGATACTTATCTGAATGCCAGGAATATTTATATAGGAAGAACAAGGGCCTATTAA
- a CDS encoding ATP-binding protein, with protein MNIRSIVNKDNTNLLNCESEPIHIPGCIQEHGFLLGLAADSLLIRYSSENVFTYTGFTHQQLLGKPLQQLCSAEQEDLLREFLTAASFDQSQPFVFTINNVKYNTKPHISNSTVILEFEPFPDGTLDLPNLYKQTQQFVSYLNDAQDLRQLCQSIAQETRAITGYDRVMIYRFDKNYNGEVIAEAKQEELLPLLGHNYPHTDIPAQARALYLTNMLRMIVDVDYTPVPLYTIADEKEEKHLDLSLSILRSVSPIHIEYLKNMGVKATLTISLLQDNKLWGLISCHHYSQKNIPHYTRLSALLQGYFFTSQIKVRQAADEYNYAQYIEDNIRPLLELMSTGDDFIAQHYHNTLLRDCIRASGFVIVQNDTIFRNGKVPPDRQLLPLLEWLKEHAGNGQFSTDHLIAVYPPAEAMNDTAAGLIYHALDSGGKNCALWLRPEMEKSINWAGNPSKGIVMDSAGARLSPRKSFELWKEVVKHYSEEWAVPELTTAARLAGNLQKQAHLADIRREENRYKELAAKLEAANAELENFNWISAHDLKEPLRKIQLFASRTFYSEVSLDVYKDSLVKIQNAASKIQLLLDSMLSFATMSKSNEEFEKINLNNTLTQVLGKYRKEINAKEAVITTDALPQLSVLPYQAEQLFSNLISNSLKFSKEDVPLKLNISYHRGPRHHIISFSDNGIGFHNKYADIIFKIFQSLNKENQSNIGIGLAICKKIMDNHNGMISAEGQEGHGAVFSVSFPL; from the coding sequence ATGAATATCAGAAGTATTGTCAATAAGGATAATACCAACTTATTGAACTGTGAAAGTGAACCGATCCACATTCCGGGTTGTATCCAGGAGCATGGCTTTTTACTTGGGCTGGCAGCGGATTCCCTGCTTATCAGGTATAGCAGCGAAAATGTATTCACGTACACAGGGTTTACACATCAGCAGCTTTTAGGTAAACCCCTGCAACAGTTATGTAGTGCAGAACAGGAAGATCTGCTACGCGAATTTCTGACAGCAGCCTCATTTGACCAGAGTCAACCATTTGTCTTCACCATCAACAATGTAAAATACAACACCAAACCGCATATCAGTAACAGTACCGTTATCCTGGAATTTGAACCTTTTCCTGATGGAACGCTGGACCTGCCTAACCTTTATAAACAAACACAACAGTTCGTTTCTTATCTGAATGATGCACAGGACCTGCGGCAGTTATGTCAGTCTATTGCACAGGAAACCAGGGCCATCACCGGTTATGACCGTGTAATGATCTATCGTTTTGATAAGAACTACAATGGAGAAGTGATCGCAGAGGCGAAACAGGAAGAGCTACTGCCATTACTGGGTCATAACTATCCGCATACCGATATTCCTGCGCAGGCCCGGGCCTTGTACCTGACCAATATGCTACGCATGATCGTGGATGTAGATTATACACCCGTTCCGCTGTATACCATTGCAGATGAAAAGGAAGAGAAACACCTCGACCTCAGCTTATCCATTCTCAGAAGTGTATCTCCCATACATATCGAGTATCTGAAGAATATGGGTGTCAAGGCGACACTTACGATCTCTCTCTTGCAGGATAATAAACTCTGGGGACTGATCTCCTGTCATCATTATTCGCAGAAAAACATTCCGCATTATACACGTTTATCCGCGTTGTTACAGGGATATTTTTTCACGTCCCAGATCAAGGTCAGACAAGCAGCTGATGAATATAATTACGCACAATATATCGAAGACAATATCCGGCCCTTGCTGGAGCTGATGTCTACAGGAGATGACTTTATAGCACAACATTATCATAATACATTGCTGAGGGACTGTATACGCGCATCCGGCTTTGTTATCGTGCAGAATGATACGATTTTCAGAAACGGGAAAGTGCCCCCCGATAGACAATTGCTTCCTTTACTGGAATGGCTGAAGGAACATGCCGGTAACGGACAATTCTCCACCGATCACCTGATAGCGGTTTACCCTCCTGCTGAAGCGATGAATGATACAGCAGCCGGTTTGATCTATCATGCACTGGATTCAGGTGGTAAAAACTGTGCACTCTGGCTACGTCCGGAGATGGAGAAATCAATCAACTGGGCGGGTAATCCAAGCAAGGGGATTGTGATGGACTCAGCAGGCGCCAGACTCTCACCCCGTAAATCATTTGAGCTGTGGAAGGAAGTGGTGAAACATTATAGTGAAGAATGGGCGGTGCCTGAGTTAACTACTGCTGCACGTCTGGCGGGTAACCTGCAGAAACAGGCCCATCTGGCGGATATCAGAAGAGAAGAAAATCGCTATAAAGAACTGGCGGCAAAACTGGAAGCTGCTAATGCTGAACTCGAAAACTTTAACTGGATCAGTGCACATGACCTGAAAGAACCACTGCGTAAAATACAGCTTTTCGCTTCCAGAACCTTCTATTCGGAAGTGTCGCTGGACGTGTATAAAGACTCCCTGGTCAAAATACAGAATGCCGCCTCCAAAATACAATTGCTACTGGACAGTATGCTGTCTTTTGCTACCATGAGCAAGTCCAACGAAGAATTTGAAAAAATAAACCTCAATAATACGCTTACACAGGTATTGGGGAAATACCGTAAGGAGATCAATGCGAAAGAGGCGGTTATCACCACAGATGCCCTGCCGCAACTAAGCGTATTGCCTTATCAGGCAGAACAGCTATTCTCCAACCTGATATCTAATTCCCTGAAATTCTCTAAAGAAGATGTACCACTGAAACTGAATATCAGTTATCATCGCGGTCCCCGGCATCATATTATTTCCTTCAGCGACAATGGCATCGGGTTTCATAACAAGTATGCCGACATCATTTTTAAGATCTTCCAGAGCCTGAATAAGGAGAATCAGTCTAATATCGGTATCGGACTGGCCATCTGTAAAAAGATCATGGATAATCACAACGGGATGATCTCTGCGGAGGGACAGGAAGGCCATGGCGCCGTGTTTAGCGTCTCCTTTCCTTTATGA
- a CDS encoding YwbE family protein, with translation MDGQYRKDIYPGLGVAIILKKDQRSGKLTYGIVKSILTSATFHSRGIKVKLEDGQIGRVAAFADDDEIVANS, from the coding sequence ATGGACGGCCAATACAGAAAAGATATATACCCGGGACTGGGAGTGGCGATCATTCTCAAAAAAGACCAGCGTAGCGGTAAGCTGACGTATGGTATTGTTAAGAGCATTCTTACTTCCGCCACGTTCCATTCCCGGGGTATAAAAGTCAAACTGGAGGATGGTCAGATCGGCCGCGTTGCTGCTTTTGCCGATGATGACGAAATAGTGGCTAATTCGTAA